The Parcubacteria group bacterium genome includes a region encoding these proteins:
- a CDS encoding class I SAM-dependent methyltransferase gives MDTLNFICNRYKIDLNETSSPIKIPVSRWHDMGCLFNDLGFRKGVELGVYRGNFTSRIAKKAPNLELIGVDAWTAYPGYNDYDAKDLENEAYVEAMARTKGYKNVKFIKGWSLDVVKRFENESLDFVFIDANHNYEYVVADIASWSKKVRKGGLVLGHDYFKNRKYNFGVVEAVNGWCSAYDIKPLFTWADKCPSWMYVKR, from the coding sequence ATGGATACGCTAAATTTTATTTGCAATCGATATAAAATTGATTTAAACGAAACTTCGTCTCCAATTAAAATACCCGTGAGCCGGTGGCATGACATGGGTTGTTTATTCAACGATCTAGGATTTAGAAAAGGAGTTGAATTGGGGGTATATAGAGGGAACTTCACGAGTAGGATAGCTAAGAAAGCTCCCAATTTGGAGTTGATAGGCGTTGACGCTTGGACTGCTTACCCCGGTTACAATGATTATGACGCAAAGGACTTAGAAAATGAGGCCTATGTTGAAGCGATGGCAAGGACCAAAGGATATAAAAATGTAAAATTTATCAAAGGCTGGTCTCTCGATGTCGTTAAGCGGTTTGAGAACGAGTCGCTGGATTTTGTCTTTATTGACGCAAACCATAATTACGAATATGTGGTTGCCGATATCGCGTCTTGGAGCAAGAAAGTCCGCAAAGGAGGCCTGGTGTTGGGACATGATTATTTTAAAAATCGCAAGTATAATTTTGGAGTCGTAGAAGCCGTAAATGGCTGGTGTTCCGCTTATGACATAAAACCATTATTTACGTGGGCGGATAAATGTCCATCGTGGATGTATGTAAAAAGATAA